A region of Nostoc sp. 'Peltigera membranacea cyanobiont' N6 DNA encodes the following proteins:
- the rd gene encoding rubredoxin, producing MAKYICTVCSYEYDPELGDPDSDIAPGTAFEDIPEDWSCPTCGATKDQFELVEE from the coding sequence ATGGCAAAGTATATATGTACCGTTTGCAGCTATGAATACGATCCAGAATTAGGCGATCCAGATAGCGATATAGCGCCGGGAACAGCTTTTGAAGATATACCAGAAGATTGGTCATGTCCTACTTGTGGTGCCACAAAAGATCAATTTGAACTAGTTGAAGAGTGA
- a CDS encoding NAD(P)/FAD-dependent oxidoreductase has translation MLPLRIVVIGGGAAGFFGAIACAKANPDAQVTLLEASRQPLAKVLISGGGRCNVTHACFDPEELVQNYPRGAKALRGALTRFGPQDTVAWFATGGVYLKTEADGRMFPVTNTSETIVECLIKAVAKSGVKLRIGTHVTSVNRTAADGEFDVLLKSGETIKCDRLLLATGSSIVGYKIVQELGHQIEPPVPSLFTFNILDQKLRELAGVSVNPIQLRLSAGGKSQLQQTGPLLITHWGLSGPAVLKLSAWGARVLHESRYQAKLSINWLPLMQQEEVREKVLAVKDEWGKKAIALHRGVELPHRLWQYIIARAGIATDDRWAEISSKSLNQLVQELTQGQYLINGKGAFKEEFVTCGGVKLKEVNFKTMESRLVPGLYFAGEILDIDGVTGGFNFQSAWTTGYLAGIAMATSQIA, from the coding sequence TTGCTACCGTTACGAATTGTAGTTATTGGGGGTGGGGCTGCGGGATTTTTTGGCGCGATCGCTTGTGCTAAAGCCAATCCTGATGCCCAAGTTACTTTACTCGAAGCCAGTCGTCAACCACTGGCGAAAGTGCTAATTTCTGGTGGGGGACGCTGCAACGTGACTCACGCTTGCTTTGACCCGGAGGAGTTAGTCCAAAATTACCCCAGAGGTGCAAAAGCTTTGCGGGGTGCTTTGACTCGCTTTGGCCCTCAAGATACAGTAGCTTGGTTTGCTACTGGTGGAGTCTATCTAAAAACTGAAGCTGATGGCCGGATGTTTCCTGTCACCAATACTTCAGAAACCATTGTGGAATGTCTAATAAAAGCGGTGGCGAAATCTGGGGTCAAACTCCGGATCGGTACACATGTAACTTCAGTGAACCGAACCGCAGCAGATGGGGAGTTTGATGTTCTTCTGAAATCGGGAGAGACGATTAAATGCGATCGCCTACTGCTTGCCACCGGTAGCAGCATTGTCGGTTATAAAATTGTCCAAGAGTTAGGCCATCAAATTGAACCGCCAGTCCCCTCATTATTTACCTTCAACATTCTCGATCAAAAGTTGCGGGAGTTAGCTGGAGTTAGCGTTAACCCTATCCAATTACGGTTATCTGCGGGCGGAAAATCCCAATTACAACAAACTGGACCATTGCTAATTACCCACTGGGGTTTGAGTGGCCCGGCTGTTTTGAAACTTTCTGCTTGGGGTGCGAGAGTTCTGCACGAAAGCCGCTATCAAGCCAAATTATCGATTAATTGGCTACCCCTGATGCAACAAGAAGAAGTCCGAGAAAAAGTTTTAGCAGTTAAAGATGAATGGGGTAAGAAAGCGATCGCATTACATCGCGGCGTTGAACTCCCCCATCGTCTCTGGCAATATATCATTGCCCGTGCAGGGATCGCTACAGATGACCGTTGGGCAGAAATATCTAGTAAAAGCTTAAATCAACTGGTGCAAGAACTTACTCAGGGACAATATTTAATCAACGGCAAAGGAGCCTTTAAAGAAGAATTTGTGACTTGTGGTGGCGTTAAGCTCAAAGAAGTCAACTTCAAGACGATGGAAAGTAGGTTAGTTCCTGGTCTTTATTTTGCTGGAGAAATCTTAGATATTGATGGCGTTACCGGTGGGTTTAACTTCCAAAGTGCTTGGACAACTGGGTATTTAGCAGGGATAGCAATGGCGACTAGTCAGATAGCTTAA
- a CDS encoding SRPBCC family protein yields the protein MSASYISDSIIEGSGMAWSQDKQKLLVQGEILVETRSHKTCGGAVTAWMYLPMVRSQVWQQLTDYPRWVQYFPDITKSEISHKGEVKRLYQAAQKAFFFFTAQVEIYLNVVEVLGQQIQFRMVKGTFEDFNANLELQDCGNGTLLAYTVQATPLIPIPSIFIQQAMNLELPANMRKMRQVICKQ from the coding sequence ATGTCTGCGTCTTATATATCAGATTCAATTATTGAAGGTTCAGGTATGGCTTGGAGTCAAGACAAGCAAAAGTTGCTGGTACAGGGTGAAATTTTGGTAGAAACGCGATCGCACAAAACCTGTGGTGGCGCGGTGACAGCTTGGATGTATTTGCCGATGGTGCGATCGCAAGTTTGGCAGCAATTAACTGATTATCCCCGGTGGGTGCAATATTTTCCTGATATCACTAAAAGCGAGATATCACACAAAGGTGAAGTCAAACGTTTATATCAAGCAGCACAAAAAGCCTTTTTCTTTTTTACCGCTCAAGTGGAAATTTACCTCAACGTTGTAGAAGTGCTGGGGCAACAAATCCAGTTTCGCATGGTAAAAGGGACTTTTGAGGATTTTAACGCCAATTTAGAACTCCAAGATTGCGGTAACGGCACCTTGCTTGCTTATACTGTCCAAGCTACACCTCTGATTCCGATTCCATCAATTTTTATTCAACAAGCAATGAACTTAGAATTACCTGCAAATATGCGGAAAATGCGACAAGTGATTTGTAAGCAGTAG
- a CDS encoding TIGR02450 family Trp-rich protein, which produces MTKKQKFPYLVGSKWTAQQKVDGWRHFQVVNRKNQAKWVYAEMVASCDPKVRFWINAKLLQDNSQWQAGWQTLQEIQEIKTEVS; this is translated from the coding sequence ATGACTAAAAAACAGAAATTTCCTTACCTAGTTGGTTCTAAGTGGACGGCACAGCAAAAAGTAGACGGTTGGCGGCATTTCCAAGTTGTCAATCGGAAAAATCAGGCCAAGTGGGTTTACGCCGAAATGGTTGCTTCTTGCGATCCTAAAGTCCGTTTTTGGATAAATGCCAAATTATTACAAGATAACTCCCAGTGGCAAGCTGGCTGGCAAACATTACAAGAAATCCAGGAAATTAAAACTGAAGTGTCCTAA
- the bchL gene encoding ferredoxin:protochlorophyllide reductase (ATP-dependent) iron-sulfur ATP-binding protein, with protein sequence MKLAVYGKGGIGKSTTSCNISVALAKRGKKVLQIGCDPKHDSTFTLTGFLIPTIIDTLQEKDYHYEDVWPEDVIYKGYGGVDCVEAGGPPAGAGCGGYVVGETVKLLKELNAFDEYDIILFDVLGDVVCGGFAAPLNYADYCLIVTDNGFDALFAANRIAASVREKARTHPLRLAGLIGNRTSKRDLIEKYIEAVPMPVLEVLPLIEDIRVSRVKGKTLFEMAEQDPSLDYVCDYYLSIADQILARPEGVVPNDTPDRELFSLLSDFYLNPGKPQVPNSEEELDLMIV encoded by the coding sequence GTGAAACTAGCAGTCTACGGAAAAGGTGGTATCGGTAAATCCACAACTAGCTGTAATATATCCGTCGCCCTAGCTAAACGTGGCAAGAAAGTGCTGCAAATTGGCTGCGATCCAAAACATGACAGCACCTTCACCCTGACTGGGTTTTTGATTCCCACAATTATCGACACCCTCCAAGAAAAGGATTATCACTACGAAGATGTCTGGCCGGAAGATGTAATTTATAAAGGCTACGGCGGTGTGGATTGCGTAGAAGCTGGTGGCCCACCTGCTGGTGCTGGATGTGGCGGCTACGTAGTCGGTGAAACCGTAAAATTACTTAAAGAACTTAACGCCTTTGATGAATACGATATAATTCTTTTCGATGTTCTGGGTGACGTAGTTTGCGGTGGTTTTGCAGCACCACTCAACTATGCAGATTACTGCCTGATTGTTACAGACAACGGCTTTGATGCTTTGTTTGCTGCTAATCGGATCGCCGCTTCAGTCCGCGAAAAAGCCCGAACTCACCCACTACGTTTAGCTGGGTTAATTGGCAATCGCACATCCAAGCGCGACTTGATTGAAAAATATATAGAAGCTGTGCCCATGCCAGTTTTGGAAGTTTTACCTTTGATTGAAGATATCCGTGTTTCCCGTGTGAAAGGCAAAACTTTGTTTGAGATGGCAGAGCAAGATCCTTCCCTAGACTACGTTTGCGACTACTATCTCAGCATCGCCGACCAAATTCTAGCGCGTCCCGAAGGTGTTGTACCTAACGACACACCAGATCGGGAGTTGTTCTCTTTGTTGTCCGATTTTTATCTAAATCCGGGTAAACCCCAGGTTCCTAATTCAGAAGAGGAACTAGACTTGATGATTGTATAA
- a CDS encoding ferredoxin:protochlorophyllide reductase (ATP-dependent) subunit N — translation MTVAQQPEALSFECETGNYHTFCPISCVAWLYQKIEDSFFLVIGTKTCGYFLQNAMGVMIFAEPRYAMAELEEGDISAQLNDYEELKRLCLQIKRDRNPSVIVWIGTCTTEIIKTDLEGLAPKLESEIGIPIVVARANGLDYAFTQGEDTVLAAMANRCPDKSPVAETEKIERNAIAKLLNFGKKKEDVAQDESEYVDHPPLVLFGSLPDPVVTQLTLELKKQGIKVSGWLPAKRFTELPVLEEGYYVAGVNPFLSRTATTLMRRRKCKLIGAPFPIGPDGTRAWIEKICSVFGITPKGLDEREAQIWAGLEDYVKLIRGKSVFFMGDNLLEVSQARFLIRCGMTVHEIGIPYMDKRYQAAELALLEKTCQEMNSPLPRIVEKPDNYNQLQRIYELKPDLVITGMAHANPLEARGINTKWSVEFTFAQIHGFTNARDMLELVTRPLRRNNNLKDLGWDKLVREEAKI, via the coding sequence ATGACTGTCGCTCAACAACCAGAAGCTTTAAGCTTTGAATGTGAAACTGGAAATTACCATACCTTTTGCCCAATTAGCTGCGTGGCGTGGTTATACCAAAAAATAGAAGATAGCTTCTTTTTGGTGATTGGGACAAAAACTTGTGGCTACTTCTTGCAAAACGCGATGGGGGTGATGATTTTTGCTGAACCCCGCTATGCAATGGCAGAGTTAGAAGAGGGCGATATTTCGGCACAGCTGAATGATTATGAAGAGTTAAAGCGGTTGTGCTTGCAAATTAAACGCGATCGCAATCCTAGTGTAATTGTCTGGATTGGCACTTGCACCACCGAAATTATCAAAACAGATTTAGAAGGTTTAGCACCAAAGCTGGAATCGGAAATCGGGATTCCCATCGTTGTTGCGCGGGCAAATGGTCTAGATTACGCCTTCACTCAAGGTGAAGACACCGTATTAGCAGCTATGGCTAACCGTTGTCCTGATAAGTCTCCGGTGGCGGAAACAGAGAAAATTGAACGCAATGCGATCGCTAAATTGCTAAACTTCGGTAAAAAGAAAGAAGATGTCGCCCAAGATGAATCTGAGTACGTAGATCATCCACCCTTAGTTCTCTTTGGCTCCCTTCCCGACCCCGTAGTGACTCAGTTAACCTTGGAACTGAAGAAACAAGGTATCAAAGTTTCCGGCTGGCTACCCGCGAAGCGCTTCACAGAATTGCCAGTACTGGAAGAAGGGTATTATGTCGCTGGTGTCAACCCCTTCCTCAGCCGCACAGCTACCACCTTAATGCGTCGCCGCAAGTGTAAACTCATTGGCGCACCCTTCCCGATTGGCCCCGATGGTACTCGCGCTTGGATTGAGAAAATCTGCTCGGTGTTCGGTATTACACCCAAGGGTTTGGATGAACGGGAAGCACAAATTTGGGCAGGTTTGGAAGATTACGTAAAACTGATTCGCGGTAAGTCTGTATTCTTCATGGGTGATAACTTGCTGGAAGTTTCCCAAGCAAGATTCTTAATCCGTTGTGGGATGACAGTTCACGAAATCGGCATTCCCTACATGGATAAGCGCTATCAAGCTGCTGAGTTGGCACTGTTGGAGAAAACTTGCCAGGAAATGAATTCACCCCTGCCAAGGATTGTAGAGAAGCCGGATAATTACAATCAACTTCAGCGAATTTATGAGTTGAAACCAGATTTGGTAATTACTGGTATGGCTCACGCTAATCCGTTGGAAGCACGCGGTATTAATACTAAGTGGTCGGTGGAGTTCACTTTTGCTCAAATTCACGGCTTTACGAATGCGCGTGACATGTTAGAGTTGGTGACTCGTCCGCTACGTCGGAATAATAATTTGAAAGATTTAGGTTGGGATAAGTTGGTGAGAGAAGAAGCGAAGATTTAG
- the clpB gene encoding ATP-dependent chaperone ClpB → MQPTNPNQFTEKAWEAIAHTPDIVKQYQQQQIESEHLMKALLEQDGLATGILTKAGVNLQKLRDRTEQFFQRQPKVSGNSTSVYLGRSLDTLLDRADVYRKEFQDEYISIEHLLLGYAKDDRFGKALFQEFALDEGKLKNIIKQVRGSQKVTDQNPEGKYEALEKYGRDLTEAARKGQLDPVIGRDDEIRRTVQILSRRTKNNPVLIGEPGVGKTAIAEGLAQRIIAGDVPQSLKDRKLISLDMGALIAGAKFRGEFEERLKAVLKEVTESGGNIVLFIDEIHTVVGAGATQGAMDAGNLLKPMLARGELRCIGATTLDEYRKHIEKDAALERRFQQVYVDQPSVEDSISILRGLRERYENHHGVKISDSALVAAAVLSSRYISDRFLPDKAIDLVDEAAARLKMEITSKPEELDEIDRKILQLEMEKLSLQKESDAASRERLERLEKEIADLKEEQRTLNTQWQSEKDIIDKIQSVKKEIERVNLEIQQAERDYDLNRAAELKYGNLTSLHRQLEAVEAELASAQRSGKSLLREEVTEGDIAEIISKWTGIPISKLVESEKEKLLHLEDELHHRVIGQEEAVTAVADAIQRSRAGLADPNRPIASFVFLGPTGVGKTELAKALAGYMFDSEDALVRIDMSEYMEKHAVSRLIGAPPGYVGYEEGGQLTEAIRRRPYSVILFDEIEKAHPDVFNIFLQILDDGRVTDAQGHKVDFKNAIIIMTSNIGSQYILDVAGDNAHYDEMRRRVMEAMRNSFRPEFLNRIDEIIIFHGLDKKELRQIVLLQVQRLRQRLGDRKISLKLSDIALDFLAEVGYDPVYGARPLKRAIQRELETQIAKAILRGEFNNGDTIFVDVQNERLSFSRLPVEVFSS, encoded by the coding sequence ATGCAACCTACTAATCCTAACCAATTTACAGAAAAAGCCTGGGAAGCGATCGCCCATACCCCCGATATTGTTAAACAATATCAACAACAGCAAATTGAAAGCGAACACCTGATGAAAGCGCTGCTAGAACAAGATGGTCTAGCAACAGGGATTCTCACCAAAGCGGGTGTTAACCTCCAAAAACTGCGCGATCGCACCGAACAATTTTTTCAACGTCAGCCGAAAGTATCTGGTAATAGTACCTCAGTATACTTGGGACGTAGCTTAGATACACTGCTAGATCGAGCAGACGTGTATCGCAAGGAGTTTCAAGATGAATATATTTCAATTGAACACTTATTGCTGGGTTATGCCAAAGATGACCGTTTTGGCAAAGCTTTATTCCAAGAGTTTGCTTTAGACGAAGGCAAACTCAAAAATATTATTAAACAAGTTCGTGGGAGTCAAAAAGTGACCGATCAAAATCCAGAAGGCAAATACGAAGCACTGGAAAAATACGGGCGCGATCTTACAGAAGCTGCGCGTAAAGGTCAACTTGACCCAGTGATTGGGCGAGATGATGAGATTCGCCGCACTGTGCAAATTCTCTCTCGCCGCACCAAGAATAACCCTGTGCTAATTGGTGAACCGGGTGTTGGTAAAACTGCGATCGCAGAAGGATTAGCCCAACGCATTATCGCAGGTGATGTACCTCAATCTCTCAAAGACCGCAAGCTGATTTCTTTAGATATGGGTGCTTTGATTGCAGGGGCAAAATTCCGGGGTGAATTTGAAGAACGCCTAAAAGCAGTATTAAAAGAAGTTACTGAATCTGGCGGCAATATTGTTTTATTTATTGATGAAATTCACACTGTTGTCGGCGCTGGTGCAACTCAAGGCGCGATGGATGCAGGTAACTTATTAAAACCGATGTTGGCGCGGGGCGAATTGCGCTGTATTGGCGCGACAACTCTGGATGAATACCGCAAACACATCGAAAAGGATGCCGCACTAGAAAGACGCTTCCAGCAAGTTTATGTCGATCAGCCTAGTGTAGAAGATAGTATTTCGATTTTGCGCGGGTTGAGAGAACGTTATGAAAACCACCACGGGGTGAAGATTTCTGATAGTGCTTTAGTTGCAGCCGCCGTGTTGTCGAGTCGATATATTAGCGATCGCTTCCTCCCTGATAAAGCCATTGATTTGGTAGACGAAGCCGCCGCGAGATTAAAAATGGAGATCACCTCCAAACCAGAAGAACTTGACGAAATCGATCGCAAAATTCTGCAATTGGAAATGGAGAAGCTATCGCTACAAAAAGAAAGCGATGCTGCTTCTCGCGAACGTCTAGAAAGATTGGAAAAAGAAATTGCCGATCTCAAAGAAGAACAAAGAACTCTGAATACTCAATGGCAGTCTGAAAAAGATATCATTGACAAAATTCAGTCTGTCAAAAAAGAAATTGAACGGGTCAACTTAGAAATTCAGCAAGCAGAACGCGATTACGACCTTAACCGGGCTGCGGAGTTGAAATATGGTAATTTAACCAGCTTGCATCGCCAATTGGAAGCAGTAGAAGCTGAGTTAGCAAGCGCCCAAAGAAGTGGTAAATCACTATTACGGGAAGAAGTTACAGAAGGTGATATTGCTGAAATTATTTCTAAATGGACAGGAATTCCCATCAGCAAGTTGGTGGAATCTGAGAAAGAGAAACTGCTGCATTTAGAAGATGAACTGCACCACCGCGTCATTGGACAAGAAGAAGCAGTCACAGCCGTAGCTGATGCAATTCAGCGATCGCGGGCTGGACTAGCCGATCCCAATCGTCCCATCGCCAGCTTTGTTTTCCTTGGGCCAACAGGTGTGGGTAAAACCGAGTTGGCAAAAGCGCTGGCGGGCTATATGTTCGATAGCGAAGATGCGCTGGTGCGAATCGATATGTCGGAGTACATGGAGAAACACGCTGTCTCCCGTTTAATCGGTGCGCCTCCGGGATATGTGGGTTATGAAGAAGGCGGACAACTTACAGAAGCGATTCGCCGCCGTCCTTACTCTGTGATTCTCTTCGACGAAATCGAGAAAGCACACCCCGATGTTTTCAATATTTTCTTGCAAATTCTTGATGATGGTCGGGTTACTGATGCCCAAGGTCATAAGGTGGACTTCAAGAACGCTATTATCATCATGACTAGCAACATCGGTTCGCAATACATTCTGGATGTCGCTGGGGATAACGCCCACTACGACGAAATGCGCCGTCGGGTAATGGAAGCGATGCGGAATAGTTTCCGTCCAGAATTCCTGAATCGGATTGATGAAATCATCATCTTCCACGGTTTAGATAAGAAGGAATTGCGGCAGATTGTGCTATTACAAGTGCAAAGATTGCGGCAAAGATTGGGCGATCGCAAAATATCCCTCAAACTCTCGGATATCGCACTTGACTTTTTAGCTGAAGTAGGGTATGACCCAGTGTATGGGGCGCGTCCACTGAAGCGGGCGATTCAGCGCGAGTTAGAAACTCAAATTGCCAAAGCTATTTTGCGCGGTGAATTCAACAACGGCGACACCATCTTTGTAGATGTGCAAAATGAGCGTCTTTCTTTTAGTCGCTTACCTGTTGAGGTATTTAGCAGCTAA
- a CDS encoding DUF5331 domain-containing protein, with the protein MAFFHSFTDSIKQKWLQFFQNNRDWITLHMQVESVYTPDGGKRPPSYLILGVLNALEPKLAQLMLPFAKLNPDADTLIEVLDLHFDPDLALGNRFVVNSDVEKYVEEAAAIVDEKPEDETLTHSDSNGYTNGFAAEVVVQEFAILDSDDQSLEISELEETENDFGDISLSNGHTLKDESLEISSLEADEFGEIAFDTSAAMEVKLDDEALEDSPLDENAFKDVLSDVWGDETALQKAEENNDLLGEELPAGVFDESEIARLFPNA; encoded by the coding sequence ATGGCTTTCTTTCACAGCTTTACGGATTCAATAAAACAAAAGTGGTTGCAATTTTTCCAGAATAATCGAGACTGGATTACCCTGCACATGCAAGTGGAATCAGTCTACACCCCTGATGGCGGGAAACGACCACCTTCTTACCTCATCCTGGGAGTTCTTAACGCCCTAGAGCCAAAGCTAGCGCAGTTAATGTTGCCCTTTGCCAAACTTAATCCTGATGCCGATACCCTAATTGAGGTGCTGGATTTGCATTTTGATCCAGATTTAGCTCTCGGTAATCGCTTTGTTGTCAACTCCGATGTAGAGAAATACGTAGAAGAAGCAGCAGCGATCGTTGATGAAAAGCCTGAAGATGAAACATTGACACATTCTGATAGCAATGGCTATACCAATGGCTTTGCGGCGGAGGTGGTAGTTCAAGAGTTCGCAATCCTGGATTCCGACGATCAAAGTTTGGAAATCAGCGAGTTGGAGGAAACCGAAAATGACTTTGGCGATATTTCCTTATCAAACGGACACACATTAAAAGATGAGTCTCTCGAAATCTCTAGTTTAGAAGCAGATGAGTTTGGGGAAATTGCCTTCGATACCTCAGCTGCAATGGAAGTAAAGCTGGATGACGAGGCGCTTGAAGATAGTCCACTAGATGAGAATGCGTTTAAAGACGTGTTATCAGATGTCTGGGGTGATGAAACAGCTTTGCAAAAGGCTGAAGAAAATAACGATTTATTAGGGGAAGAACTGCCAGCAGGCGTTTTTGATGAATCAGAAATTGCCCGTCTCTTCCCCAACGCTTAA